CTGGTTGGCGAAAATCGACTTGAGTTATTGTTGTTTCGATTGGGTACCGAACAGGTTTATGGCATCAATGTATTTAAGGTTAAAGAGGTGCTGCAATGCCCCAAGCTCACTATGATGCCGAAACGTAACCCTGTTGTCAGAGGTGTGGCGCACATCCGTGGTGGCACTATTCCAATTATGGATATGGGTATGGCAACGGGTCAAATGCCTATACCAGAAGAGAAAATTAACAGTAGTTTTGTCATTATTACTGAATACAATAGAAAGACCCAAGGCTTTTTAGTCGGTGGAGTCGAGAGAATAGTTAACCTCAACTGGGGAGAGATTCACCCACCACCAAAAGGCGCGGGTAAAGAGAACTATCTTACAGCGGTCACTCAGCTAGATGATAAGTTAGTTGAAATTATTGATGTAGAAAAAATATTGGCTGAGGTTTCCCCTGTAGAAGATAAGGTTACCGAGGGGATTATCAGTGAAGAACAAACCGAGAAAGCTCAACGTTTTCGGGTGTTGGTGGTTGATGATTCGCTCGTGGCTCGTAAGCAGATTCAAAATTGTTTGCAGGCTGTCGGTTTTGAGGTAGTGACAAAAAACGATGGTCGTCAAGCGCTCACATATTTGCAAGAACAGGTTGATGCGGGGGTTGATATTACTGAGCATCTAGCATTAATGATATCCGATGTTGAAATGCCCGAAATGGATGGATATACCCTTACCACTAACTGTAAGGCTGATTCCCGTCTAGCGCCTCTGTATATCATGTTGCACACGTCTTTAAGTGGCGTGTTTAATAAAGCGATGGTTGAAAAAGTGGGGGCAGACGACTTTATGGCAAAATTTAGTCCAGATGAGTTGGCTGAACGAGTCATGACCGTTGTAGATGAACTGCATCAGTAATGCGATTGTGAAACGGCACTTTTTGTTTGGATTATTAGATTTATGGTAACACGCTTGAATTCAACTACTTCAGGTTCTTCTGATGAGTATCAGCAGTTTCGTGATTTTCTGCAGGATGCCTGTGGAATTTTACTGGGTGATAATAAGCAGTATTTAGTAAAAAGCCGTCTCAGAAAGATCATGGAAGAAGAAGGTGTAGATTCACTGGGGATGCTTGTGCAACAACTAAAAAAAGTATCTTCACGAGCTCTTAAAGAGCGAGTGGTCGATGCGATGACCACTAATGAGACATTATGGTTTAGAGACAATCACCCCTTTAGAATATTAAGTGATATTTTGTTGCCAGAGTTTGCAGAAAAGGGTGGCATTAAACCTATGAGGATTTGGTCAGCCGCTTGTTCGACGGGGCAAGAGCCATATTCGATGACGATGGTGGCAGATGAGTTTAAACGTGCTAAACCCGGAAAGCTAAAAAATGGTATCCAGGTGGTGGCAACGGATATATCTCAGACGGTATTAGCCAATGCAAAGTCTGGTGAGTATGAGATGCTAGCCATTGGCCGCGGCTTGTCGAAGGAGCGGCTCAAAGCGTACTTTACTGAGCAAGAAGCAGGCACCTGGAAGATCAAACCAGAGCTTAGACGGCAAATTGATTTTCGATTGCTCAACTTGTTAGACCGATACTCAATATTGGGCAAGTTCGACGTTATCTTTTGCCGTAATGTGCTGATCTATTTCTCGGCTGAGCTTAAATTAGATATTCTATCTAGAATGCATCAAGCACTTAATAAGGGGGGATATCTGGTTTTAGGTGCGTCTGAATCACTTAACGGACTTTCAGACAAATTTGAAATGGTACAGTGCAGACCGGGCATTATTTACAGAGCTATTTAAGGCAACGTAACCCGCATTTGTTGGATCGTTGCCTTGGTCTATCAACTTAGAAATGGGTTGAGCATTCTGCCGAAAAAACCCGTCATTTTTAGCGGTGCGTCGAGTACCGCGAAACAGATGCAATCTGCATTGTCGGCGGCTTTAGGCTGATGCACTGTTTGAGTGTCAGCTAAAATAAAGTCACCTTGGTGATAATCACCAGCTTTATCTGAAAAGCTCCCATCCATTACAAGAGTAAACTCGTTGCCTTTGTGAGTGTGCACGGGGAGCTCTTTCCCTGCTGATATTTTATAGAGCTTGGCCGAGTATTGCGTATCCGAGATTGGTAGCTCAAACTCCTTGATGCTTCTAGACATACCTGACCACTCTAGTTGATCAAAATAGCTTGGAACAAAACGGGATAGCGGTCTAGGAATGCGCGGATCTACCGAAGCATACGGCTTTTGAGCGCTAGACTCTTCAGTTTCAGGTTTGTCGAGTTTTAGCAGAAGCTCAGAAAGCACATTACTGCCAACCTCTACCGGAGCGGTGTCTTGCATTATCTCACCCCCGAGTTGTTCATAGACTTTTATCCGCCTATTACAGTGGTGACAGGTTTCGAGATGACAAGCCACCATAATACCTAACGCATTAGGCATTTGGCCGGCTGAAAATTGCATCAGAAGTTCGTCAGAAGGATGATAATTAGCCATGTCATTTGTTCTTTCGCTAAGGTGTCTAACTTTTTCATTGCCAGTCTCAATCGAGACTTTATCGTGCCGAGCGGTAAATCCAACTCGTTGGCAATCTCGCTGTGAGGTTTGCCTTCAAAATATACTTTATAAACAATTTGTCGCTGAGTTTCTGGCAACCCGTGTAATAGTGTACGGACGATATTCACATTTAGATCACTTTCTACTTCATTTTCTAGATGCTCATTATCGGTATAGGTTTCTGGCCAGAG
This genomic window from Alkalimarinus sediminis contains:
- a CDS encoding chemotaxis protein CheV; this encodes MAGVMDSVNQRTQLVGENRLELLLFRLGTEQVYGINVFKVKEVLQCPKLTMMPKRNPVVRGVAHIRGGTIPIMDMGMATGQMPIPEEKINSSFVIITEYNRKTQGFLVGGVERIVNLNWGEIHPPPKGAGKENYLTAVTQLDDKLVEIIDVEKILAEVSPVEDKVTEGIISEEQTEKAQRFRVLVVDDSLVARKQIQNCLQAVGFEVVTKNDGRQALTYLQEQVDAGVDITEHLALMISDVEMPEMDGYTLTTNCKADSRLAPLYIMLHTSLSGVFNKAMVEKVGADDFMAKFSPDELAERVMTVVDELHQ
- a CDS encoding CheR family methyltransferase, whose amino-acid sequence is MNSTTSGSSDEYQQFRDFLQDACGILLGDNKQYLVKSRLRKIMEEEGVDSLGMLVQQLKKVSSRALKERVVDAMTTNETLWFRDNHPFRILSDILLPEFAEKGGIKPMRIWSAACSTGQEPYSMTMVADEFKRAKPGKLKNGIQVVATDISQTVLANAKSGEYEMLAIGRGLSKERLKAYFTEQEAGTWKIKPELRRQIDFRLLNLLDRYSILGKFDVIFCRNVLIYFSAELKLDILSRMHQALNKGGYLVLGASESLNGLSDKFEMVQCRPGIIYRAI
- a CDS encoding ChrR family anti-sigma-E factor, which gives rise to MANYHPSDELLMQFSAGQMPNALGIMVACHLETCHHCNRRIKVYEQLGGEIMQDTAPVEVGSNVLSELLLKLDKPETEESSAQKPYASVDPRIPRPLSRFVPSYFDQLEWSGMSRSIKEFELPISDTQYSAKLYKISAGKELPVHTHKGNEFTLVMDGSFSDKAGDYHQGDFILADTQTVHQPKAADNADCICFAVLDAPLKMTGFFGRMLNPFLS